The window CGAAAACCATCAGGAAACCAATGGCCATATCCAAAAGGGAGGTATTGCTCCTTTCATTGACTCATCATATTTGCAAAAACAATCCCATGTCCCCACTGGTTTCATTTGGCCTGAACGACACTTGGTTGCTGCTCTTGAGGAGCTCAATGAACCATTGGTGGATCTTGAGGGTTTCTTCAAGGGTGATGCTGTGGCAACCGAGCATGCTGCCAAGCTCATTAGGGCATCTTGCTTGAGCCATGGTTTTTTCCAAGTGACCAACCACGGCGTTGATCCAAATCTCCTCAAACTCGCTGATGATCACATGGATCATTTCTTCAAGCTCCCCGTCGAAGAGAAAGCAAAGGTGAAAAGGGTACCTGGTAGCCCTTGGGGTTATTCTGGGTCTCATGCTGATCGATTCTCAACCAATTTGCCATGGAAGGAAACTTTGTCTTTTGGTTTCCAAGCGAATGGCACCGACACAGTTGTGGCGGATTTCTTCAAGTCCAAACTAGGCGAAGATTTTGAACAAACAGGGTAAGTCTTATTTATAAATGGTACATGATCAGTAGTGCTACATGACTCACACTAATTACGTTTGTTTTTCTTACACGTGTGGGCAGCATTTTCTAAATAGTATTTTTATAAACAAGCTGGACGTGTTTAATTTAGTGTTTGCAAACAAATTAAACACAAGTTAATTTAAAAGTACACAAAATATTATAAACACTACTCTTAATTTGCTTCCTAATTTGTTTTATATAGGCTGGTCTATCAAAAGTACTGTGAATCAATGAATGTTTTGGCTCTTTCAATAATGGAACTGCTTGCAATCAGCTTGGGAGTGGATCGGATGCATTACAGAGAATTCTTTGAAGATGCTCACTCAATCATGAGGTGCAACTTCTACCCGACTTGCCAAGAGCCAAGTCTTTCTCTCGGAACCGGACCTCATTGTGATCCAACATCCTTGACCATACTCAATCAAGACCAAGTTGGAGGGCTTGATGTGTTTGTCAACAAGAAGTGGCATTCGGTTCGACCGATTCAAGGTGCCCTAGTCATCAACATTGGTGATACCTTCTCGGTACGCATACATGCCCTTATAATTGATAAGGAATATTTAGGATAGTAATTATGCTTGAGTAATATTGGTTTCCCCACCAAGTTTGTACGTGGCACCACTATGGTTTCATAGATTAATcaattttaggaaaaaaaactgTGGCCactccaacaaaaagaaaaaaacaaggtGTCTTTCCATCAATGTTCCAGATTATGGATATTAGGAATTCTTGACGTACAAGAATAGTAAAGGATTGATAGGGGGGCTGGGTTAGTGTTAACAGAAAATACAAGAATCCTAGTGGCTAGTGGCCGGCCCCCATTAGCATTTGTACAATCT of the Pyrus communis chromosome 1, drPyrComm1.1, whole genome shotgun sequence genome contains:
- the LOC137729122 gene encoding gibberellin 20 oxidase 2-like, with amino-acid sequence MDSSASVLLSSPSKLENHQETNGHIQKGGIAPFIDSSYLQKQSHVPTGFIWPERHLVAALEELNEPLVDLEGFFKGDAVATEHAAKLIRASCLSHGFFQVTNHGVDPNLLKLADDHMDHFFKLPVEEKAKVKRVPGSPWGYSGSHADRFSTNLPWKETLSFGFQANGTDTVVADFFKSKLGEDFEQTGLVYQKYCESMNVLALSIMELLAISLGVDRMHYREFFEDAHSIMRCNFYPTCQEPSLSLGTGPHCDPTSLTILNQDQVGGLDVFVNKKWHSVRPIQGALVINIGDTFSALSNGKYKSCLHRATVNRHKERRSLAFFLCPMDDKVVKPPEDLLRKEQETRKYPDFTWSDLLRFTQCHYRADEATLQNFTNWFLSESNSTN